Proteins found in one Leishmania major strain Friedlin complete genome, chromosome 35 genomic segment:
- a CDS encoding hypothetical protein (previous protein_id=AAZ14676.1): MPHTGILFSATSHTLSYPTTVVLQRAPSTSASAYQLHHHDHNCKAMLAYLENYFDLRKSFVFYGAYHHKRSNQLIHVIFVPVIFTTAMSFLARVPITGGVNLSHIVTAFYTVSFIKMEPSAGTLYAPMIAAMEYLGSRVLIRHVPVSIGMHVLGWAAQIVGHKFIEGRQPAFMEDPLQAIHAAVFFVWLEVLFFLGYRPAMKAELEKAIKERIAAMNAVKKTEKAPCVEAAPKKASASKSTAPVSDALAPRRVGKGEGGDVRN; the protein is encoded by the coding sequence ATGCCCCATACAGGGATCCTTTTTTCAGCCACTTCTCACACGCTGAGTTATCCCACCACAGTCGTCTTACAACGGGCGCCATCAACATCTGCTTCAGCCTATCAGCTCCATCATCACGACCACAACTGCAAAGCCATGCTCGCGTACTTGGAGAACTACTTCGACCTAAGGAAGAGCTTCGTCTTCTACGGGGCGTATCATCACAAGCGGTCAAACCAATTGATTCATGTGATCTTCGTACCGGTCATTTTCACTACCGCCATGAGCTTccttgcgcgtgtgcccaTCACCGGCGGCGTCAACCTCTCCCACATCGTCACCGCCTTCTACACGGTCTCTTTCATCAAGATGGAGCCGAGTGCGGGGACACTCTACGCGCCGATGATAGCGGCCATGGAATACCTTGGCTCACGGGTGCTCATCCGCCACGTACCGGTCAGCATTGGGATGCACGTCCTCGGGTGGGCAGCGCAGATCGTGGGGCACAAGTTTATCGAGGGCCGCCAGCCAGCCTTCATGGAGGATCCGCTGCAGGCAATCCACGCAGCGGTGTTCTTTGTCTGGCTGGAggtgctcttcttcctcggCTACCGCCCCGCCATGAAGGCTGAGTTGGAAAAGGCGATCAAGGAGCGAATTGCAGCAATGAACGCGGTGAAGAAAACTGAGAAGGCGCCGTGCGTGGAGGCGGCACCGAAAAAGGCGAGCGCGTCGAAATCGACGGCGCCCGTCAGCGACGCACTTGCCCCGCGTAGGGtgggaaagggagaaggaggtgacgtGAGAAACTGA